One Spiribacter halobius DNA segment encodes these proteins:
- a CDS encoding ComEA family DNA-binding protein: protein MRILRHLLAGLCLAVASTAALAADPVNVNAADAEALQTLNGVGPATAEAIIEEREANGPFASVEELVRVNGIGETTMERLRDAVTVE from the coding sequence ATGCGTATCCTGCGTCATCTGCTGGCGGGCCTGTGCCTCGCCGTCGCGTCCACCGCGGCCCTGGCGGCCGATCCCGTGAACGTCAATGCTGCCGATGCGGAGGCCCTGCAGACGCTGAACGGCGTCGGTCCGGCCACCGCCGAGGCGATCATCGAGGAGCGGGAGGCCAACGGCCCGTTCGCGAGCGTCGAGGAGCTGGTGCGCGTCAACGGCATCGGCGAGACCACCATGGAGCGTCTTCGCGACGCCGTCACCGTCGAGTGA
- the galU gene encoding UTP--glucose-1-phosphate uridylyltransferase GalU, which translates to MAKRIRKAVFPVAGLGTRFLPATKANPKEMLPVVDKPLIQYAAEEAVRAGIETLVFVNGRNKRSIPDHFDKAYELETELESKGKLDRLKAVRNIVPSSVACVYIRQSEALGLGHAVLCAEPVVGDEPFAVILADDLIDDPEGHGCLAQMVEQYDNHVASMIGVQRVPKDHTDRYGVVSIDPVDERLGRMHGIVEKPAPEKAPSTLGVVGRYILNPAIFNKLRQTRPGAGGEIQLTDAIAALMKDEDVFAYEFRGTRYDCGDKLGYLQATVEYGLKHPELGAAFREYLAARE; encoded by the coding sequence ATGGCGAAACGCATCCGCAAGGCCGTGTTCCCGGTTGCCGGGCTCGGCACCCGCTTTCTGCCCGCCACCAAGGCCAACCCCAAGGAAATGCTGCCGGTGGTGGACAAGCCACTGATCCAGTATGCCGCCGAGGAGGCCGTGCGCGCCGGGATCGAGACCCTGGTGTTCGTCAACGGGCGCAACAAGCGCAGCATCCCGGACCACTTCGACAAGGCCTACGAGCTCGAGACCGAGCTCGAGAGCAAGGGCAAGCTGGATCGCCTGAAGGCGGTGCGCAACATCGTGCCGAGCAGCGTCGCCTGCGTGTACATCCGCCAGTCCGAGGCCCTGGGGCTCGGTCATGCCGTGCTCTGTGCCGAGCCGGTGGTGGGGGATGAGCCCTTCGCCGTGATTCTCGCCGACGACCTGATCGACGATCCGGAGGGCCACGGCTGCCTGGCGCAGATGGTGGAGCAGTACGACAACCACGTCGCCAGCATGATCGGCGTCCAGCGTGTGCCCAAGGACCACACCGACCGCTACGGGGTGGTCAGCATCGATCCCGTGGACGAGCGCCTCGGGCGCATGCACGGCATCGTCGAGAAGCCAGCGCCGGAGAAGGCGCCATCGACCCTGGGCGTGGTCGGCCGCTACATCCTCAACCCCGCCATCTTCAACAAGCTGCGCCAGACCCGGCCCGGTGCTGGCGGCGAGATCCAGCTTACCGACGCCATTGCCGCCCTGATGAAGGACGAGGACGTCTTCGCCTACGAGTTCCGCGGCACCCGCTACGATTGCGGCGACAAGCTCGGCTACCTGCAGGCGACGGTGGAGTATGGCCTCAAGCACCCCGAGCTGGGGGCGGCCTTCCGCGAGTACCTAGCGGCGCGCGAGTGA
- a CDS encoding PEP-CTERM sorting domain-containing protein — protein MRLRYTGCLAILAGSLLAVNAASAATTYDGITFPSGDVSFADEYLDVIVGDPAPTAGNFDPAASLGPPNDGEAAYSLGQGGFITYRFTDNSLTGSDSDQADLHIFEVGPLVEDTFVWISDDNENFLSVGSVTGSTSSIDIDPFLADAGIDPFTQFSYVRLQDDPNENTSNVTYAGADIDAVGAISSAAPVPDNGTVPLPGTAPLLAMGMLGLIAARARCSSPRRGASLS, from the coding sequence ATGCGACTTCGATATACTGGATGCCTTGCCATTCTTGCAGGCAGTCTGCTTGCGGTTAACGCCGCCAGCGCGGCGACCACCTATGACGGGATCACCTTCCCATCAGGTGATGTTTCCTTTGCGGATGAATACCTTGACGTTATCGTTGGTGATCCTGCTCCGACGGCCGGTAACTTTGATCCAGCGGCGAGCTTGGGCCCTCCGAACGACGGAGAGGCGGCCTACTCGCTGGGTCAGGGTGGCTTCATCACTTACCGGTTCACGGACAACTCCCTCACCGGGAGTGACAGCGACCAGGCGGATCTTCATATCTTCGAGGTGGGGCCTCTGGTAGAGGATACGTTCGTGTGGATCAGTGACGACAACGAGAACTTTCTGAGCGTAGGCTCGGTGACCGGGAGTACGTCCAGCATCGATATTGACCCGTTCCTGGCGGATGCGGGAATCGATCCTTTCACGCAGTTCTCCTATGTCCGGCTTCAGGACGATCCCAACGAAAATACCAGCAATGTGACCTACGCCGGAGCAGACATTGACGCCGTTGGCGCGATATCCTCCGCCGCGCCAGTGCCCGACAATGGCACCGTACCCCTGCCCGGCACCGCGCCGCTGCTTGCCATGGGCATGCTCGGTCTCATCGCCGCGCGTGCCCGCTGCTCGTCACCTCGCCGGGGCGCTTCTCTATCCTGA
- a CDS encoding pyridoxal phosphate-dependent aminotransferase, which produces MDIQLAKRVQRVKPSPTLAVTARAAEMRAAGHDIIGLGAGEPDFDTPEHIRAAAIEAIHNGETRYTAVDGTPALKQAIRNKLKRDNDLDYEGNQILVSNGAKQSLYNLMAAVLDEGDEVVIPAPFWVSYPDMALLADGVPEIIEAGQDQRFRITPEQLDAAITDRTRIVILNSPSNPTGSAYSRAELEALGEVLRRHPQVLIASDDIYEHILWAGEPFCNIVMACPDLMDRTVVVNGVSKAYAMTGWRIGYAAGPARVIGAMKKIQSQSTSGASSVSQAAAVAALDGDQGVVGPMVEAFKERHDYVVGRLNGMRGVECITCEGTFYCYPNVKGAIDALDGVSNDTELAEHLIEQANVALVPGTAFGLAGYVRISYATSMENLQKAMDRLEGVFGRK; this is translated from the coding sequence TTGGACATTCAACTGGCGAAGCGCGTTCAGCGGGTAAAGCCGTCGCCGACGCTGGCCGTCACGGCGCGGGCCGCGGAGATGCGCGCGGCGGGACATGACATCATCGGGCTCGGCGCGGGGGAACCCGACTTCGACACGCCGGAGCATATCAGGGCGGCCGCCATCGAGGCGATCCACAACGGCGAGACCCGCTACACCGCGGTGGACGGCACCCCGGCGCTGAAGCAGGCCATCCGCAACAAGCTCAAGCGCGACAACGACCTGGACTACGAGGGCAACCAGATCCTCGTCTCCAACGGCGCCAAGCAGAGCCTGTACAACCTCATGGCCGCGGTGCTGGACGAGGGCGACGAGGTGGTGATCCCGGCGCCGTTCTGGGTGTCCTATCCGGACATGGCGCTGCTCGCCGACGGCGTGCCGGAGATCATCGAGGCCGGCCAGGACCAGCGCTTCCGCATCACCCCGGAGCAGCTCGACGCCGCCATTACCGACCGCACCCGGATCGTGATCCTGAACAGCCCCTCCAACCCGACCGGCAGCGCGTACAGCCGTGCCGAGCTGGAGGCCCTGGGCGAGGTGCTGCGGCGCCACCCGCAGGTGCTGATCGCGAGCGACGACATCTACGAGCACATCCTCTGGGCGGGCGAGCCGTTCTGCAACATCGTCATGGCCTGCCCGGACCTCATGGACCGCACGGTGGTGGTCAATGGCGTCTCCAAGGCCTACGCCATGACCGGCTGGCGCATCGGCTATGCCGCAGGTCCCGCACGGGTGATCGGCGCGATGAAGAAGATCCAGTCCCAGAGCACGTCCGGGGCGAGCTCGGTCTCCCAGGCGGCGGCCGTCGCTGCGCTGGACGGCGACCAAGGGGTGGTCGGTCCAATGGTCGAGGCCTTCAAGGAGCGTCATGACTACGTCGTCGGCCGGCTCAACGGCATGCGCGGCGTCGAGTGCATCACCTGCGAGGGCACGTTCTACTGCTATCCGAACGTCAAGGGCGCCATCGATGCCCTGGACGGGGTCAGCAACGACACCGAGCTCGCGGAGCACCTCATCGAGCAGGCCAACGTGGCACTGGTGCCGGGCACAGCCTTCGGCCTGGCGGGTTACGTCCGAATCTCCTATGCCACCAGCATGGAAAACCTGCAGAAGGCAATGGATCGCCTAGAGGGCGTGTTCGGGCGCAAGTGA